In the genome of Parcubacteria group bacterium ADurb.Bin159, one region contains:
- a CDS encoding ribosomal-protein-alanine N-acetyltransferase, translating into MLLLAKENNQIIGFVSGCSNVKYFYKNFFKKYFFPSLIALLPKLFNVSIFKKILETLKYPLKEKKQKLPEAELLTIATLKEFHGQGTAQKLFERFILEMKNRDVQEFKVVVGENLPRAITFYEKMGFEFHSPVSIHKNQASRVYVYKIK; encoded by the coding sequence TTGTTGTTGTTGGCTAAAGAAAACAATCAAATAATCGGATTCGTTAGCGGGTGTTCTAATGTTAAATATTTTTATAAAAATTTTTTTAAAAAATACTTTTTCCCATCACTAATCGCTTTGCTCCCTAAATTATTTAACGTATCAATATTTAAAAAAATATTAGAAACGTTAAAATATCCCTTAAAAGAAAAGAAACAAAAATTGCCGGAAGCAGAACTTTTAACCATTGCCACCTTAAAAGAGTTTCACGGCCAAGGAACAGCTCAAAAACTTTTTGAAAGATTTATTTTAGAAATGAAAAATCGTGATGTCCAAGAATTTAAAGTAGTGGTGGGAGAAAATTTGCCGAGAGCCATTACTTTTTATGAAAAAATGGGTTTTGAATTTCACTCCCCTGTTTCCATACATAAAAATCAAGCATCACGAGTTTATGTTTATAAAATAAAATGA
- the tagO_2 gene encoding putative undecaprenyl-phosphate N-acetylglucosaminyl 1-phosphate transferase: MIYILIILISFATSAVLMPILRKIGIKRGFCDQPDGNKLKIHKNPIPYLGGLGIFFGLIAGLIFSRLFHQISGLQAVGVILGSIIILFLGFWDDLKWKKNSRPLIKLFCQFLAGALIVFILIKIGVDFKFSLNPIIGAFIAGFYIVGAMNAINMEDGMDGLAGGLTAISLIGFIILSITYQAIFPLAISLALLGAVLGFLIYNFKPASIFMGDNGSHFLGFSLALLAIIFTGHPIYNFSHFAGPILIIGLPVFDAGWAIIRRLGKGKSPFLGDRGHLYDKINQKGLSSKKTVLLCWLIQCILVIIGIGIM; encoded by the coding sequence ATGATTTATATTTTAATAATTTTAATTTCATTTGCAACAAGCGCGGTTCTGATGCCGATTTTAAGAAAAATCGGAATTAAACGTGGTTTTTGCGACCAGCCGGATGGCAATAAATTGAAAATTCATAAAAACCCTATCCCCTATTTAGGAGGTTTGGGTATTTTTTTTGGCTTAATAGCGGGATTAATTTTTTCGCGTTTATTTCATCAAATATCAGGTTTACAAGCTGTGGGAGTTATTTTAGGTAGTATTATTATTTTATTTCTCGGATTTTGGGACGATTTGAAATGGAAAAAAAACAGCCGGCCGTTGATTAAATTGTTTTGTCAATTTTTAGCCGGAGCTTTAATTGTTTTTATTTTGATTAAAATCGGCGTTGATTTTAAATTTTCTCTTAATCCTATTATCGGAGCGTTCATTGCTGGCTTCTATATTGTAGGGGCAATGAATGCAATAAATATGGAAGATGGCATGGACGGATTAGCTGGCGGGCTAACGGCTATTTCTTTGATTGGCTTTATTATTTTAAGCATTACTTATCAAGCTATTTTCCCTTTGGCGATAAGTTTGGCTTTACTTGGCGCTGTTTTGGGATTTTTGATATATAATTTTAAACCGGCTTCTATTTTTATGGGTGATAACGGCAGTCATTTTTTGGGATTTTCTTTGGCTCTTTTGGCGATAATTTTTACCGGACATCCAATTTATAATTTTTCTCATTTTGCAGGACCTATTTTAATTATTGGTTTGCCTGTTTTTGACGCAGGTTGGGCAATTATTAGAAGATTAGGAAAGGGCAAATCGCCTTTTTTAGGAGACCGAGGACATTTATATGACAAAATAAATCAAAAAGGACTAAGTAGCAAAAAAACGGTGTTGCTTTGTTGGTTAATTCAATGTATACTGGTTATAATAGGGATAGGAATAATGTAG
- the fdtB gene encoding dTDP-3-amino-3,6-dideoxy-alpha-D-galactopyranose transaminase, translated as MNIPLFKIYWDNEDIEAVKKIIRSGEYWATGKQIEEFEKKLADYLGVKYCLVLNSGGSALFSLMKAYDFKKGDEIIVPSFTFITTAFAPLYTGAKPVFAEVEEKTFGLDPADVEKKITSKTRAIMPIHYGGMPCQVDKIKKIAKKNNLILIEDAAESFGAKLKGKYTGTFGDAAILSFCQNKIITTGEGGAIITNDKKIYEKVGLIRSYGRKVKGDYFNHVEDLDYIVLGGNLRMPTMLAALGLSQLKKVDYIIKERRERAKYLNKKLAKIKEINIFEEPNKNYFAVYQMYTIRILEGAKIRNELMAYLQNKGISAKIYFEPVHQHTIFKDLGYTTPLPQTEKIANQVLSLPIYPTISYKELDYIIKNIFDFFKRK; from the coding sequence ATGAATATACCTTTGTTTAAAATTTACTGGGATAACGAAGATATTGAAGCGGTAAAAAAAATAATCCGAAGCGGCGAATATTGGGCTACAGGAAAACAAATAGAAGAGTTTGAAAAAAAATTGGCTGATTATTTGGGGGTAAAATATTGTTTGGTTCTTAATTCCGGTGGGTCAGCGCTTTTTTCTTTAATGAAGGCATATGATTTTAAAAAAGGTGACGAAATAATCGTGCCTTCTTTTACTTTTATTACTACGGCTTTTGCTCCTTTATATACAGGAGCGAAACCTGTTTTTGCTGAAGTGGAAGAAAAAACTTTTGGTTTAGACCCAGCGGACGTGGAGAAAAAAATAACTTCTAAAACGCGAGCCATAATGCCTATTCATTACGGTGGTATGCCTTGCCAAGTTGATAAGATTAAAAAAATAGCCAAAAAAAATAATTTAATTTTGATTGAAGACGCCGCCGAATCTTTTGGCGCAAAATTGAAAGGAAAATATACCGGCACTTTTGGCGATGCAGCGATATTAAGCTTTTGTCAAAACAAAATTATTACTACTGGCGAAGGAGGGGCTATTATTACTAATGACAAAAAAATTTATGAAAAGGTGGGGTTAATCCGTTCTTATGGCCGTAAAGTAAAGGGAGATTATTTCAACCACGTTGAAGATTTAGATTATATTGTTTTGGGGGGAAATTTAAGAATGCCCACCATGCTGGCGGCTTTAGGTTTATCGCAATTAAAAAAAGTAGATTATATTATAAAAGAAAGAAGAGAAAGGGCAAAATATTTAAATAAAAAATTGGCGAAAATTAAAGAAATAAATATCTTTGAAGAACCAAATAAAAATTATTTTGCTGTTTACCAAATGTATACTATAAGAATTTTAGAAGGGGCAAAAATTAGAAATGAATTAATGGCTTATTTACAGAATAAAGGCATTAGCGCCAAAATATATTTTGAACCAGTTCATCAACACACTATTTTTAAAGATTTGGGATACACCACTCCTCTGCCCCAAACAGAAAAAATAGCTAATCAAGTTCTTTCTTTACCCATTTATCCAACAATTAGTTATAAAGAATTAGATTATATAATAAAAAATATTTTTGATTTTTTCAAAAGAAAATAA